One Solirubrobacter pauli DNA segment encodes these proteins:
- a CDS encoding xanthine dehydrogenase family protein molybdopterin-binding subunit, with protein MIGTARRRRDGDAKVRGATRYVGDMPAHGLLHARPVLAADAHARLLAIDTDAALAVPGVVAVLTHADLPLAGGSGRAAEPLAREEIVWAGQPVALVVAETEAAAGDAAALVDVDTEWLEPVLDLEAALADGAPAARLTERAGEDESAASAHGGSEGGTEAAGGGSPNVATRQRLQRGDVDAGLAAADHVVRGRFRTSWVHQAYLEPQSTLAWVDPDGTLVVHSSTQGAFMVRQGLASTFGLPMERVRVQAAPLGGAFGGKLMIAEPLAAAAALTLRRPVRIVFSRTEEFAAGNPAPGQLIDLELGAMRDGALAAIRGRVVGDRGGLGDMGVEALSTLLAAGPYRWPAHDLTAVGVTTNRVSPGAYRAPGAPPAAFAVETLLDELAQALDLDPIALRLKNVLVAGDRGLDGQEIKVIGARECLARLEKHPLYVKRDELPEGEGVGLALGFWPGGLEPAAAICKLDADGRLTVVTAAADMSGIENAFIAIAAAAFGLPEERVRVTTGDTGSAPYGGVAGGSKVTYTYGRAVERAAEQARERLLDVAASELEIAPEDLEVADGEVRPVGTPGRAIAIADLAAKVYTFGGRHRPIEGYGSTAQVSRAPGAAAHLSHVRVDRETGEIRLLAHVIAQDVGKALNPALVEGQMHGGTAQGIGWALLEELGHTDEGQLQGATFAEYAVPSTDQVPEIEALLVEVPAPDGPFGAKGVGEPPVCAVPAAIANAVAAAAEIRPGVLPMTSARVWALLQNAPVVR; from the coding sequence GTGATCGGCACCGCGCGGCGCCGGCGCGACGGCGACGCGAAGGTGCGCGGCGCGACGCGCTACGTCGGGGACATGCCGGCGCACGGCCTGCTGCACGCGCGGCCGGTGCTGGCGGCGGACGCGCATGCGCGCCTGCTGGCCATCGACACGGACGCGGCGCTGGCCGTCCCGGGCGTCGTCGCGGTGCTCACGCACGCCGACCTGCCGCTGGCCGGCGGCTCCGGTCGCGCCGCCGAGCCGCTCGCGCGCGAGGAGATCGTCTGGGCGGGCCAGCCCGTCGCGCTCGTGGTCGCCGAGACCGAGGCCGCCGCGGGGGACGCCGCGGCGCTCGTCGACGTGGACACCGAGTGGCTCGAGCCGGTGCTCGACCTCGAGGCCGCGCTCGCCGACGGCGCCCCGGCCGCCCGTCTGACCGAGCGGGCGGGGGAGGACGAGAGCGCCGCGAGCGCGCACGGCGGCAGCGAGGGCGGGACCGAGGCGGCGGGCGGTGGCTCGCCCAACGTCGCGACCCGCCAGCGGCTCCAGCGCGGCGACGTGGACGCCGGGCTCGCCGCGGCCGACCATGTCGTGCGCGGGCGCTTTCGGACGAGCTGGGTCCATCAGGCCTACCTGGAGCCGCAGTCGACGCTCGCCTGGGTCGACCCCGACGGCACGCTCGTCGTGCACTCGAGCACGCAGGGCGCGTTCATGGTGCGGCAGGGGCTGGCGAGCACGTTCGGGCTGCCGATGGAGCGGGTCCGCGTGCAGGCCGCGCCGCTCGGGGGCGCGTTCGGCGGCAAGCTGATGATCGCCGAGCCGCTGGCGGCCGCGGCGGCGCTCACGCTCCGGCGCCCGGTGCGGATCGTGTTCAGCCGCACGGAGGAGTTCGCGGCGGGCAACCCGGCGCCCGGGCAGCTGATCGACCTCGAGCTCGGCGCCATGCGCGACGGCGCGCTGGCCGCGATCCGGGGGCGGGTGGTCGGCGATCGGGGCGGGCTCGGCGACATGGGTGTCGAGGCGTTGAGCACGTTGCTCGCGGCCGGTCCGTACCGCTGGCCCGCGCACGACCTGACCGCGGTCGGCGTGACGACCAACCGCGTCAGCCCCGGCGCGTACCGGGCGCCCGGCGCGCCGCCCGCGGCCTTCGCGGTCGAGACGCTCCTCGACGAGCTCGCGCAGGCGCTGGACCTCGACCCGATCGCGCTGCGCCTGAAGAACGTGCTGGTGGCCGGCGACCGTGGGCTCGACGGCCAGGAGATCAAGGTCATCGGCGCGCGCGAGTGCCTCGCGCGTCTCGAAAAGCATCCGCTGTACGTCAAGCGGGACGAGCTACCGGAGGGTGAGGGCGTCGGACTGGCGCTCGGCTTCTGGCCGGGGGGTCTGGAGCCCGCAGCCGCGATCTGCAAGCTCGACGCCGACGGCCGGCTCACCGTCGTCACCGCCGCCGCCGACATGAGCGGCATCGAGAACGCGTTCATCGCGATCGCGGCCGCGGCGTTCGGGCTACCCGAGGAGCGCGTCCGCGTCACCACCGGCGACACCGGCTCGGCGCCCTACGGCGGCGTCGCCGGCGGCAGCAAGGTCACGTACACGTACGGGCGCGCGGTCGAGCGCGCGGCCGAACAGGCACGCGAGCGGCTGCTCGACGTCGCCGCGTCCGAGCTGGAGATCGCGCCCGAGGACCTCGAGGTGGCCGACGGCGAGGTACGCCCGGTCGGCACGCCCGGCCGTGCGATCGCGATCGCCGACCTCGCGGCCAAGGTCTACACGTTCGGCGGCCGGCACCGCCCGATCGAGGGCTACGGATCGACCGCGCAGGTCAGCCGCGCTCCCGGCGCCGCCGCGCACCTCAGCCACGTCCGGGTGGACCGCGAGACCGGCGAGATCCGCTTGCTCGCGCACGTGATCGCGCAGGACGTCGGCAAGGCGCTGAACCCGGCGCTCGTCGAAGGCCAGATGCACGGCGGCACGGCGCAGGGCATCGGCTGGGCGCTGCTCGAGGAGCTCGGGCACACCGACGAGGGCCAGTTGCAAGGCGCCACGTTCGCCGAGTACGCGGTCCCGAGCACCGACCAGGTGCCGGAGATCGAGGCGCTGCTCGTGGAGGTGCCGGCGCCCGACGGCCCGTTCGGCGCCAAGGGCGTGGGGGAGCCACCGGTGTGCGCCGTGCCCGCCGCGATCGCCAACGCCGTCGCGGCCGCGGCGGAGATCCGGCCTGGCGTGTTGCCGATGACTTCCGCGCGGGTATGGGCGCTACTCCAGAATGCTCCGGTTGTTAGATAG
- a CDS encoding WS/DGAT/MGAT family O-acyltransferase — protein MRQLSSLDAQFLNVESARIYGHVAFLGIYDPSTAPGGKLGAPEVKALLESRLHLLPPLRWRLVPVPLGLDLPYWVEDPDFDLEFHIRETALPAPGDDRQLAETVQRVFGRPLDRGRPLWEIYVIHGLEGGRVALLTKIHHSVVDGLSGNEIMGVVLDPEPEGRVVDPTPVTPAPPASLPRDRAMLLRGLRGLPRQPLRALRSLPRTIQGFTDLPGANALPGVPTLSHVYSRVRRTLGSDESTDILEVTKARPPKTPFNGPVSAHRRFAFGSLSLDSVRQIRREFGVTVNDVVVTLCAGAVREWLQERDALPEDPLVAMIPMSVRRRDERGTWGNRISMMVVPIPTNEPDPEQRLRRTHELLRSAKERHSALPASLLTDATAFIPPAVASLAARNTVDILSRTRPPLNLVISNVPGPRSSLYCAGAELTANYPLSVIVDGVGLNITVVSYKNRVDFGIVGDREQIDDAWSFLEGAAHALQELENLKAQGL, from the coding sequence GTGCGGCAGCTCAGCAGCCTCGACGCGCAGTTCCTGAACGTCGAATCCGCCCGGATCTACGGGCACGTCGCCTTCCTGGGCATCTACGACCCGTCGACCGCGCCGGGCGGCAAGCTCGGCGCGCCGGAGGTCAAGGCGCTGCTCGAGTCGCGGCTGCACCTGCTGCCGCCGCTGCGGTGGCGACTGGTGCCGGTGCCGCTCGGGCTCGACCTGCCGTACTGGGTCGAGGACCCGGACTTCGACCTCGAGTTCCACATCCGCGAGACCGCGCTGCCCGCGCCCGGCGACGACCGCCAGCTCGCGGAGACGGTCCAGCGGGTGTTCGGGCGTCCGCTGGACCGCGGCCGCCCGCTGTGGGAGATCTACGTCATCCACGGGCTCGAGGGCGGGCGCGTGGCGCTGCTGACGAAGATCCACCACTCCGTCGTGGACGGGTTGAGCGGCAACGAGATCATGGGCGTCGTGCTGGACCCCGAGCCGGAAGGGCGTGTCGTGGACCCGACGCCCGTCACGCCGGCGCCGCCCGCCTCGCTCCCCCGTGACCGGGCGATGCTGCTGCGCGGCCTGCGCGGCCTCCCCCGCCAGCCGCTCCGCGCGCTGCGCTCGCTGCCGCGCACGATCCAGGGGTTCACCGATCTGCCGGGCGCGAACGCGCTGCCGGGCGTGCCGACGCTCTCCCACGTCTACTCGCGGGTCCGCCGGACGCTCGGCTCCGACGAGTCCACGGACATCCTCGAGGTGACCAAGGCGCGGCCGCCCAAGACGCCGTTCAACGGGCCGGTCAGCGCGCACCGGCGCTTCGCGTTCGGCTCGCTCTCGCTCGACTCGGTGCGGCAGATCCGGCGCGAGTTCGGCGTGACGGTCAACGACGTGGTGGTGACGCTGTGCGCCGGCGCCGTGCGCGAGTGGCTGCAGGAGCGGGACGCGCTGCCCGAGGACCCGCTGGTGGCGATGATCCCGATGTCCGTCCGCCGTCGTGACGAGCGCGGCACGTGGGGCAACCGGATCTCGATGATGGTCGTGCCGATCCCGACCAACGAGCCCGACCCGGAGCAGCGCCTGCGGCGCACCCACGAGCTGCTGCGCAGCGCCAAGGAGCGCCACAGCGCCCTGCCCGCCTCGCTGCTCACCGACGCGACCGCGTTCATCCCGCCGGCGGTCGCCTCGCTGGCCGCGCGCAACACGGTCGACATCCTCAGCCGCACGCGCCCGCCGCTGAACCTGGTGATCTCCAACGTCCCGGGCCCGCGCAGCTCGCTGTACTGCGCGGGTGCGGAGCTGACCGCGAACTACCCGCTGAGCGTGATCGTCGACGGCGTCGGGCTGAACATCACGGTCGTCTCGTACAAGAACCGCGTGGACTTCGGCATCGTCGGCGACCGCGAGCAGATCGACGACGCCTGGAGCTTCTTGGAGGGCGCCGCGCACGCCCTCCAGGAGCTCGAGAACCTAAAGGCCCAGGGCCTTTAG
- a CDS encoding MopE-related protein, producing MSVVARLLGALLLYAVLAAPAQAQEYQARFENQCCYLTLESGEVVSQFFEYTNTGTQFWSNADVFLGTSNPQNRASPFAHPSWMSNFRAARVSPQAVAPGQRGRFDFQILAPSVATPTTYREVFEVVREQVAWVAGSGVYLDYTVLPSLPPSVGFKSVEPTTNRAGTLTATVDATDNRGILRVDFSVGGKTFTVNSPQADGRTFTLSVPADQVPAGTHTLIARAIDHVGNFATATAGVTLTLADRDGDGVLEDTDCNDFAPLVKPGATEIPGNGLDEDCNGTDALPTVAASFQNQWLASTKTTKVTTLKVRGAPVNARVELRCAGRGCPFSVRRFNAKGGTLDLRRQYFRKAKLRVGATLEIRVLVPGFNGKVARFTMRKRRAPLTAYLCLAPGATKPTRTCA from the coding sequence ATGTCTGTCGTCGCTCGCCTTCTCGGAGCGTTGCTCCTGTACGCCGTTCTCGCCGCTCCCGCCCAGGCGCAGGAGTACCAAGCGAGGTTCGAGAACCAGTGCTGCTACTTGACGCTCGAGAGCGGCGAGGTGGTCTCGCAGTTCTTCGAGTACACGAACACCGGCACGCAGTTCTGGTCGAACGCCGATGTCTTCCTGGGAACCTCGAACCCGCAGAACCGGGCGTCGCCCTTCGCGCATCCGTCGTGGATGTCGAACTTCCGGGCCGCGCGCGTCTCGCCGCAGGCGGTCGCCCCCGGTCAGCGCGGGCGCTTCGACTTCCAGATCCTCGCGCCCTCGGTGGCGACGCCGACCACCTACCGCGAGGTGTTCGAGGTCGTCCGCGAGCAGGTGGCGTGGGTCGCGGGCTCCGGCGTCTACCTGGACTACACGGTGCTGCCGTCGCTGCCGCCCTCGGTCGGCTTCAAGAGCGTCGAGCCGACGACGAACCGCGCCGGGACGCTCACGGCGACGGTGGACGCGACCGACAACCGCGGCATCCTGCGCGTGGACTTCAGCGTGGGCGGCAAGACGTTCACGGTCAACAGCCCGCAGGCGGACGGGCGCACGTTCACGCTCAGCGTGCCGGCCGACCAGGTGCCCGCCGGCACGCACACGCTGATCGCCCGCGCCATCGACCACGTGGGCAACTTCGCCACCGCGACCGCGGGCGTGACGCTCACGCTCGCCGACCGCGACGGGGACGGCGTGCTCGAGGACACCGACTGCAACGACTTCGCGCCGCTGGTCAAGCCGGGCGCGACCGAGATCCCGGGCAACGGCCTCGACGAGGACTGCAACGGCACGGACGCCCTGCCGACCGTCGCCGCGAGCTTCCAGAACCAGTGGCTGGCGAGCACCAAGACGACGAAGGTGACGACGCTCAAGGTCCGCGGCGCGCCGGTCAACGCGCGCGTCGAGCTGCGCTGCGCCGGACGCGGCTGCCCGTTCTCGGTGCGCCGCTTCAACGCCAAGGGCGGCACGCTGGACCTGCGCCGGCAGTACTTCCGCAAGGCCAAGCTGCGCGTCGGCGCGACGCTCGAGATCCGCGTGCTCGTGCCGGGGTTCAACGGCAAGGTCGCCCGCTTCACCATGCGCAAGCGGCGCGCGCCGCTCACCGCCTACCTGTGCCTGGCACCGGGCGCGACGAAGCCGACCAGGACTTGCGCGTGA
- a CDS encoding alpha/beta fold hydrolase, with translation MSLVLLHPLGTDRHIWDPVLPFLSGDVVALDLPGFGTQPPLRGEETVTPRELAEAIHARLGSGRPHVAGISLGGWVALELALAGWAASVTAIAPAGLWAQPLAPKRSTARLAARALSPALPVLLRRPRGKRAALIGTMAHPERVPYPDALRIVRAYGDAPGFEAANRGMRAGRFTGLDAIDVPLTLAWPEHDKLVSRPAHVPETAQELFLAGCGHMPTYDDPEAVARVLRAGAALS, from the coding sequence TTGTCCCTTGTCCTGCTGCACCCGCTCGGGACCGACCGGCACATCTGGGACCCGGTCCTGCCCTTCCTGAGCGGCGACGTGGTCGCGCTCGACCTGCCCGGCTTCGGCACCCAGCCGCCGCTGCGTGGGGAGGAGACGGTCACACCGCGCGAGCTGGCGGAGGCGATCCACGCGCGGCTCGGCTCCGGCCGTCCGCACGTGGCCGGGATCTCGCTCGGCGGCTGGGTCGCGCTGGAGCTGGCGCTGGCGGGCTGGGCCGCGTCAGTCACCGCGATCGCGCCGGCGGGCCTGTGGGCGCAGCCGCTCGCGCCCAAGCGCTCGACCGCCCGCCTGGCGGCGCGTGCGCTCTCGCCCGCGCTGCCCGTCCTGCTGCGGCGCCCGCGCGGCAAGCGCGCGGCGCTGATCGGCACGATGGCGCACCCGGAGCGGGTGCCGTACCCCGACGCGCTGCGGATCGTCCGCGCCTACGGCGACGCGCCCGGCTTCGAGGCGGCGAACCGCGGGATGCGCGCGGGGCGCTTCACCGGCCTCGACGCGATCGACGTGCCGTTGACGCTCGCCTGGCCCGAGCACGACAAGCTCGTGTCGCGCCCGGCGCACGTGCCGGAGACCGCCCAGGAGCTGTTCCTCGCCGGGTGCGGCCACATGCCGACCTACGACGACCCGGAGGCGGTCGCGCGGGTCCTGCGGGCGGGCGCCGCGCTCTCGTAG